A part of Salmo salar chromosome ssa18, Ssal_v3.1, whole genome shotgun sequence genomic DNA contains:
- the LOC106577384 gene encoding pyroglutamylated RF-amide peptide receptor-like encodes MTTETEMGSTKITPEVLQEMLQHYNLTRQEFIESYNIQPLVYVPELPLGAKTTFVIMYAIIFVLALVGNSLVVYIVVRKRAIQTSTNIFICSLAVSDLLITFFCIPFTLLQNISSEWLGGVLICKTIPFVQTMAIVTGILTMTCIAVERYQGIVYPLKMRRQYTPKRAYKMLGLVWSTSVVVGSPMLFVQQLEVKYDFLYDHHHVCCQERWRSLTHRQVYTTFIMVALFLMPMAAMLFLYTRIGIELWIRKRVGDSSVLNTMNHREVNKISRKKKRAVKMMITIVLLFTICWAPFHTVHMLFEYNDLEKNSDEVTVNMIIAIVQAIGFSNSFNNPIIYAFMNENFKKSCVATLSRCLRKPSNHRGGAVETPNNPTVCFIRPLKREAFSETGGGANGGLVQGVLENGPSVSSQTSSALAGEKMTVNTELPVSSVDLLK; translated from the exons ATGACAACGGAAACAGAAATGGGGTCCACGAAAATAACACCCGAGGTTCTGCAAGAGATGCTACAACATTACAACTTAACGCGACAAGAGTTCATCGAGTCTTACAACATACAGCCGCTTGTCTACGTCCCTGAGCTCCCGTTGGGCGCTAAGACTACTTTCGTCATTATGTATGCTATCATTTTCGTCCTGGCTCTGGTTGGGAACAGTTTGGTTGTCTACATAGTGGTGCGTAAAAGAGCAATACAGACCTCCACTAATATCTTCATCTGTTCTCTGGCGGTGAGCGATCTTCTGATCACATTCTTCTGTATCCCGTTCACCTTGTTGCAGAACATCTCCTCGGAATGGCTTGGAG GCGTTCTCATCTGCAAGACGATTCCTTTTGTTCAGACTATGGCCATAGTGACAGGGATTCTCACAATGACCTGCATCGCCGTGGAGAGGTACCAGGGAATTGTCTACCCTTTGAAAATGAGGAGGCAGTACACTCCGAAAAGAGCATACAAGATGCTAG GACTTGTATGGAGTACATCAGTGGTTGTGGGATCCCCAATGCTGTTCGTACAGCAACTAGAG GTGAAGTATGACTTCCTGTACGACCACCACCACGTGTGTTGTCAGGAGCGTTGGCGTTCCCTGACCCACAGACAAGTGTACACCACTTTCATCATGGTAGCTCTGTTCCTGATGCCCATGGCAGCCATGTTGTTTCTCTACACACGGATAGGGATAGAGCTGTGGATTAGGAAGAGGGTGGGGGACTCCTCTGTCCTGAACACCATGAACCACAGAGAGGTCAACAAAATATccag GAAGAAGAAGCGAGCTGTAAAAATGATGATTACCATCGTTCTGCTGTTCACAATCTGTTGGGCTCCGTTTCATACCGTTCACATGCTGTTTGAGTACA ACGACCTGGAGAAGAACTCTGATGAGGTGACGGTGAACATGATCATCGCCATCGTCCAGGCCATCGGCTTCTCCAACTCCTTCAACAACCCGATCATCTATGCCTTCATGAACGAGAACTTCAAGAAGAGCTGTGTGGCTACCTTGTCCCGCTGCCTCAGGAAACCCTCCAACCACCGGGGCGGCGCTGTGGAGACGCCCAACAACCCCACTGTATGCTTTATTAGACCACTGAAGAGGGAGGCCTTCTCAGAGACTGGTGGCGGGGCTAATGGAGGCTTGGTGCAGGGTGTGCTGGAGAACGGTCCGTCTGTCTCCTCTCAGACCTCCTCAGCTTTAGCAGGAGAGAAGATGACGGTGAACACTGAGCTACCAGTGAGCAGCGTAGATCTGTTGAAATAG